The DNA segment ATCTCGCAAAAAGTCGCCTAGCCTATCTTTGCGATACTTCCGCTTATATCTAGTAATCTTAACCTAGCTCCAAGACGCTTTGTTACGCCCTACGAGCACAACGAACCTTATTTTAAATTTTCGTTCAAATGCTCGCTTCTGAGCACGTTTTTCTTTACCTTTTCCGTACAGGTTTTGGGCAAAGACGAATAAAACCGCACGATGCTCGGGACTTTAAATTTGGCAAGCCCCTGCGCGCAGTATTGTTTGACCTCGTCTTCGCTTAGGCTTTCGCCCTCTTTAAGCACTACGCATGCTTTTATCAGTTCATTATCAAAGTTATCCGGCACTCCGATTACTGCCGCTTCAAAAATTTTATCGTGGGTTTGCAGATAGGTTTCGACCTCTACGCTAGAGACGTTCTCGCCTGCAACCTTTATCAAATTTACGTCCCTATCGACGAAATAAAAATACTCGTCCTCGTCAAAATATCCGATATCGCCCGTATGCAGCCAGCCGTCCTTGTCGATGGCTTTGTTCGTAGCCTCGGTGTTTTCGAAATATCCGTCAAAGATCGTTTTGCCCCTTTCGCCTCTTACGCAAATTTCGCCCTTTTCGTTCGCGCCCAGCTCCTTGCCGTCTTTATCCACGATCTTTGCTTCGTAGCAAAAGCCCACTCTGCCGATAGAGGGGAATTTTCTCTTTTCGCTCGGTCTATCGCCGATGAGTCCAACGACCGTTTCGCTCATTCCGTACGAGCTTAGCACGCTTTTTACGCCGAATCTCTGCAAGAAATCGTCCATATCTTTTTGCGCGATACCCAGGTAAAAAAGCATCTGTCTTAGGTAGTGATCCTTTTCGTTCGCTTTAACGGGCTGCACCATCATCGTGCAGATCATCTTGGGTATGCACTCGGTGATCGTGGCCTTGTGATAAAGGATCTGATCCCAAAATTTACGAGCCGAAAATCTCTCCAAAATCACGAGCGTTGCGCCCCTGGAAAACGTCGGCATCATAACGGTGCACTGCGCGTCTATATGCCAAAGCGGCATAGCGGTGAGATAGATATCGCTGCTTTCTAAATTTATCTGCCAAGAGGTATAAAATCCCGCAAAAAGCAGATTATAATGCGTTATCAGCACGCCCTTTGGAAAGGACGAGGTGCCGGAAGTGAAAATAATCTCGGCCGGGCATAGATTGCTAAACTCCTCCTCTTTAAGCTGCGTGCTTTGCTTTTTTATCTCTTTATCAAAATCTACGTGTCCACGGGAGCTGCCCTGCGCCTTTATAAGAACGATTCCGTTCTTAAATTTATAGTTTTTCTCCTCGATCTCCTCGTAAATTTTAACGAACTCGCCTTGCGTTATAGCGGCTACGGGCTTTGTTTTTTGGATGATGAAGAGCGCATCGGCGTAAACGTAGTTGGCGTTTATAGGCACGGCTATCGCGCCTAGCTTTGCTATAGCCATGAGGGCCAGGACGTACTCTATGCTGTTTAGCAGGTGGATCGCTACGAATTCGCCCTTTTTTACGCCTAGGCTTTTGAGCAAATTTGCCGTTTGGCTGATACGCTCATCCAAATTTTTATATGATAGGCTTGAAATTCGCCCCTCGGCGTCTTCGCAAATGATCGCCGTTTTGTCTGCGTGAGTGAGAGCTAGCTCGCGAAAATACGCGCCTAGGTTTTTCTTGCCTATCATATCCATGTTATTTTTTCACCCTTATGATTTTTTCGTCGTTTAGCTTTTGAACCTGCTCGTTCGTATAGCCTAGGTGAGCCATGATGTCGGCCGTATCCTCGCCGTAGCTTGGCATCGGGCGCCAGATTACGCAAGGATTGTTTTTAAATTTAGGCATTACGTTTGGACCTTTAAATTCTTTGCCCGCTTCGTTTTTCCATGTAGTGAAGCTGTCGCGTGCGATATATTGAGGATTGCTTTGCAGCTCGCTTACCTCAAGCACTTTTGCGCCCGCTACTTTTAGATCGGCTAAAATTTTAAGCGACTCTTCGATAGTTCTCTCGCCGAAGAATTTATCAAGCGCGGCTTCAAATTTATCGTTTACCTTCATCTTGCGGCTGATTAGCTGAGTGCCCACAGGTACGTCATCGCCGCCGTAAAGATCGCTGATACCGAGAAGCTTAAACATCTCTTCTACCTGATATGAGCCGACGATTTCAAATACGATATAGCCGTCTTTGCACGTGTATAGGCCGCATCCTGCGTAAAGCGGATCTTTGCCTTTGATCATTCTTGGGCACATCTCGCCGCCGTTTAGGTAGTCCATCATGTAGTATTGGCCGACTCTTAGCATTACTTCATACATCGCTACGTCGATGCTCTCGCCCTTGCCGGTTCTTTGCGCGTTGTAAAGAGCCGCAAGCACGGAGCTTGTTACGCACATACCGCACATATAATCAGCCGTATATGGGAACGCTGGCATAGGTTGATTTTGATCGCCGTTTTGGATCAAGTATCCGCTAAATGCTTGCGCGATCGTGTTATAAGCGGCTAGATTGGTGTATTCAGGATCGCCGTATTGACCAAAGCCCGAGAGGTGAGCGATGACTAGCTTTGGATTGTGCTGCCACAAAACCTCATCGGTAATTCCTTTTTTAGCAAACGCAGGGCCTTTGCTCGCTTCGATAAATACGTCGCACTCGCTTATTAGTTTGTAGAAAATTTCCTTGCCCTCGTCGCTAAAGATATTTAGCGAAAGAGCGTATAAATTTCTGCGGCTAAGCTCTTTATAGTTTTGTTGAACTCTTATGGTGTCCGGATATTTTGAGTTTTCTATCCAGATAACGTCCGCTCCCCATTCGGCAAGCATTTGCGCCGAAAACGGTCCTGCTATCTCCATCGCCGAAAATACTACTTTGACGCCGGAGAGGGGGCCAAATTTTGGTGTATTAAATTTCATCTTTTTCCTTTCTAAATTTAGAGTGCGTCATATCACTTTATTTTTATAAACATTAATATTTTAAAACACTAGCCAGACGAACAAACGCAAACGCGCAAATTTTAATTTGCGCTATGTTTGCACCTTGAACGTGCTGGGGGTTTGGGGGATCAAAAGGGGGGATAAGGGGGTCGCTTCGTAAGTAGCCACCCTTGTCCCCTTTGAAAAACCCGACTATCTGTATTGCTTCAAGATCGCTCGGCCTAGAGTTAGGATCTGCATCTCATCTGAACCGCCAGATAGTCTATCGACTCTTAGGTCTCTCCAGAATCTTGAAACTCTATGTCCCGTTACGCCGATACCGCCAAGAACTTGGATCGCATCGTCTACTACCGCAAATGCGTTGTTAGCGCAGTAAAATTTACACATAGCACTCTCGCCGGTTACGTTTAGGCCCTGATCCATCTTCCAAGCGGTGCTATAAACCATATATTTCATAGCGTTTAGTCTCATCGCCATATGAGCGAATTTCTCTTGGATGAGCTGAGTTCTGCCGATAGTTTCGCCGAACTGTACGCGCTGATTTGCGTATTTTGCCGCGTCTTCAAATGCGCAGTAAGCTATGCCGTAGTTTGTGCAAGCGACCAAAAATCTCTCTGCGTCAAATTCCTCTTTAACGCGGTTAAAGCCGTTGCCGTACTCGCCGAATACGTCTTTTTCCTCAAGCTCTACGTTATCAAACACGATCTCGCAGCAGCTATCCATTCTAAGGCCTAGTTTATCAAGCGGAGTTAGCTTGATGCCCGGCTTGCTCATATCTACGAACCACTCGGTAAAGATCGGTTTTTCACTTTGGCTGTCTCTTGCCATTACGACGATATACGGAGTGTGCGCGCTTGAAGTGATGAAGCATTTTTGTCCGTTTAGATAAACCTTGCCGTCTTTTTTAGTGTAAGTAGTTTTTAGGCTACCGACGTCTGAACCGGCGCCAGGCTCTGTGATAGCGGAGTTCCACATCTGTTTGCCCGTACCGCGGAAAGCGAAAATTTTATCTATTTGCTCTTGCGAGCCGTATTTTAGGATAGTGCTAAATCCCGGAAGTTGATAAAGCACGTATGTAGGCGCGCCGCATCTGCCAAGCTCTTCCCAGATAGCTGCTAGTGTTACCCAGCTAGCGTCCATGCCGCCGTGCTCCTCAGGAAGCAGCATAGTATCTACGCCAAGCTCCGCTAGCTCTTTTACCCATTTGATTGGATATTCGTGCGCTTCGTCGCATTTAGCGAAATACGCCTCCCAGTTTTCTCTCTCCATAAGTTCTCTAACGCCTGCAACGAAAAGCTCTTGCTCGTCGGTTAGTTTGAAATCCATCATATCTATATCCTTTCTATTTTACGCGTCGTCTCGCTTTGATTCGCGATACTTCCGCTTGTTTTTAAATTTTAAAACTATAACCCTGCCTAAATTTTAATTTGACCCCGTTTGGGGTCAAATTTTAATACCAATTATTCTTTTTCGCGTCTTTAAAGAACGAAACAAGGATTATGATATTTACAAAGAATAACAAGCTGCCGCCCGCTATAATAGCCGTTTGGATAGGTTTTAGTCCGCCTAGCGCAAGCAATGTAACGCCGATAACGCCGACTAGGATCGACCAACCGATTCTAACCCATAGAGGCGGCTCGTCGTAACCGCTGGCCTCTTTGCAAGTACTCATCGCAAGCGTATAAGAGCAAGCATTGATAAGCGTAACCGTAGCGATGAAGCATAGGATGAAAAATCCCCAAATAGTTATAGTTGAAAGCGGCAACGCAGCCCAAGTCTCGATGATACCGCGAGCAAGGCCGTGCGTAGCGATGATACTTGGTAGATCGATAGCTTTTGTGATCATAAGGTGCATTGTGTTACTACCGAGAATCGTCCAAAGTATCCACGTAGTGGCAGTTAGACCCGCAACCATACCTACGCAAAGCTCGCGCACGGTTCTACCTCGTGAGATACGCGCCAAGAAGATGCACATCTGGATACCGTAAACAACCCACCAAGCCCAGTAAAACACCGTCCAGCTCTGAGGGAAACCGCCTTGACCGATCGCATCGGTGTTAAATAGCATGCGGCCTAGGTTGTTAAACATCTGTCCTACGCTATCCGTGAAGTAGTTTATCGTAAATGTCGAAGCTCCGATGATAACAACCCAAGCTAGCATAATAATCATTAGATAGCTTCTTATGTCGCTGGCGATCTTGATACCTTTGTTTAAGCCGAATGCCACGCAAATAGCGTTAAATACAACCCAGCAAGATATGATCATAGTATCAAGCGCCAGGGTTCTTTTGATACCGAAAAGCCACTCGAAGCACTCCGTAACAAGCGGAGTAGCAAGGCCTAGGCTCGTTCCCATAGCAAGGATTAGCGCTACGATATAGAAGTTATCGATAACCACTCCGAGCCAGCCGCGAGCCAGTTTCTCGCCGACCGCCGCCTCTATCGTGCCGCTTGGTCTAACGACGTTCATTTTTTTAACGAATAAAAAGTATCCAAATGCTACCGAAAGCAAGCTATAAGTCGCCCAAGGTAACGGTCCCCAGTGAAATAAGCTATAAGCAAGACCCAGATCCTGCGCTTGTCTGCTCATAGGCTCAAGACCAAACGGCGGAGTCGTTACGTAGTAGTAAATTTCAGCCGTACCCCAGTACAATACGGCCGCGGAGGTGCACGAAGCAAACATCATAAATATCCAGCTAATCGTGCTAAATTCCGGTTTATCGTCCTCGTCGCCGAGCTTTTTGTTTTTCATAGGACCGAACACCAGCCAAAACCACCCGATCACCATAATCACCATATACCACTCAAAAGCCCAGCCCCACGAGCCCGTTACATAAGCAAACGTTGCGTTTATGGCTTTGTTGGCAGCGTCCAGATCCTGCACGACTAGCCAGCTAAGGATGCCTACGATAATTAACGAAGGAAAGAATACCTTTGGTTCTATCCCGACTTTTTTTTGAGCCATTTTAACTCCTTTATGAAATTTTGAATTTACTACTGATAAATTTAGCCCCGTCTTCTAGGGCGCCGCCTGCTGCTTCCATCATCTTGCTATAGTGCAAAAACGCGTGCATAACGCCTTTATACTCTTTAAATTTACTATCGCTGCGCTCCTTTAAAATTTCATACAATGCAACGCTGTCGTCTTTGAGCGGATCAAATTCGCAAGCGCCTATAAAGCAAGGCGGCACGCCCCGAGTAAGATCGGCATTTAAAATATTTACGTACGGTTTCTCCTCATCCTCGCTGCTTTGCAGATACTCTCTAAAATAATATTCCATATCTTCAGGCCTTAGCCAATCTATCTCGTTGCCGTAAAGCGAGCGAGAGGCCGAGTCTTTTAAGCCGTAAAGCCCGTAAAATAGCGCCATAGCCTTTACGCCGCTACTATCTTTGCCACTGTCTCGTCTATATAGATAGGTGCCCATACACATATTAGCGCCCGCGCTATCGCCGGCGTATGCGATAAATTCGGGCGAAATTTTATATTCTTTAGAATTTGCCAAAAAATGATCGATCGCCGCGTCGCACTCCCTGATTTGAAACGGATATTTTTTATCCGGCGCCAAGGTGTAGTCTATGCCGATCACCGCGCATCCGCTAAGATCAGCCAAAATTCTCATAATCCTATCGTGCGTATCGATACTGCCTACGACCCAACCGCCGCCGTGGATGAAAAATATCGTTTTATATTCGCTCTGTAAATTTGGATAATAGATCCTAGTCCTGATGCGGCTTCCTTCAAATTCCACCCAGACGTCCTTGCTATTATGCATCACGGGGCCGCCCTCGTTCCAAAATTTTCGCTCGTTTTCGTAGTTTTGCCTCATCTGTTCGTTTGTCTCGGCAGGCTCGGCAGGAGCGCTAGCTAGCTGGACATCTACGACCTTTTTCATCTCGGCCGAGAGCTTAGCTACCACGTCTATTTTGTTTTTTGCGTTCATAACATTCCCTTTATTTCATTGTAAGGCACCGCCCAATACGTGATCAGCAGCCACGTAAGGATGGCGCCCGAAGCTATCAAAACATAAGCGTAAATTTTATCTATCTTGTAATCTTTTAAATTTTGCTCGCTTTGCGGCAGGATATGTAAATTTGTATGAAATTCCGTCTCCGCAGCGGTTCTTTTCTGCCCCTTTGAGCCTAGTATCGCCAAAGCGATGCTGATAAAAACCCCTATAAAAAACGGATCGAAGAAATTTTTAAGCGGCGCTCCCGCAAACTCCACCAAGGCCTTGCTGCCAAGATACCCGAAAAATCCGCCTATCATCGATAGATACGCGCCACGCTCGGTAAGCCATTTGCTCCAAACGCTGGCAAAGGCTAAAAATCCCCAGGAAGCCGCGATTATCGTGCTAGCAAACCACGCGATCACGCGGATACTCGCCAGATCGAAATACGCCACCGCAAGAGCCGCGACGCTAACGACGAATACGACGATCCTGGTAAAATTTACCTGTTGCTTTTCGCTTTTAAAATTTATCGCGAAAATATCGTTTGCGAGACTAAAGCTAACGACCGACAAAAAGGTCGTAGCCG comes from the Campylobacter rectus genome and includes:
- the caiC gene encoding crotonobetaine/carnitine-CoA ligase, coding for MDMIGKKNLGAYFRELALTHADKTAIICEDAEGRISSLSYKNLDERISQTANLLKSLGVKKGEFVAIHLLNSIEYVLALMAIAKLGAIAVPINANYVYADALFIIQKTKPVAAITQGEFVKIYEEIEEKNYKFKNGIVLIKAQGSSRGHVDFDKEIKKQSTQLKEEEFSNLCPAEIIFTSGTSSFPKGVLITHYNLLFAGFYTSWQINLESSDIYLTAMPLWHIDAQCTVMMPTFSRGATLVILERFSARKFWDQILYHKATITECIPKMICTMMVQPVKANEKDHYLRQMLFYLGIAQKDMDDFLQRFGVKSVLSSYGMSETVVGLIGDRPSEKRKFPSIGRVGFCYEAKIVDKDGKELGANEKGEICVRGERGKTIFDGYFENTEATNKAIDKDGWLHTGDIGYFDEDEYFYFVDRDVNLIKVAGENVSSVEVETYLQTHDKIFEAAVIGVPDNFDNELIKACVVLKEGESLSEDEVKQYCAQGLAKFKVPSIVRFYSSLPKTCTEKVKKNVLRSEHLNENLK
- the caiB gene encoding L-carnitine CoA-transferase, with the protein product MKFNTPKFGPLSGVKVVFSAMEIAGPFSAQMLAEWGADVIWIENSKYPDTIRVQQNYKELSRRNLYALSLNIFSDEGKEIFYKLISECDVFIEASKGPAFAKKGITDEVLWQHNPKLVIAHLSGFGQYGDPEYTNLAAYNTIAQAFSGYLIQNGDQNQPMPAFPYTADYMCGMCVTSSVLAALYNAQRTGKGESIDVAMYEVMLRVGQYYMMDYLNGGEMCPRMIKGKDPLYAGCGLYTCKDGYIVFEIVGSYQVEEMFKLLGISDLYGGDDVPVGTQLISRKMKVNDKFEAALDKFFGERTIEESLKILADLKVAGAKVLEVSELQSNPQYIARDSFTTWKNEAGKEFKGPNVMPKFKNNPCVIWRPMPSYGEDTADIMAHLGYTNEQVQKLNDEKIIRVKK
- the caiA gene encoding crotonobetainyl-CoA dehydrogenase; the protein is MMDFKLTDEQELFVAGVRELMERENWEAYFAKCDEAHEYPIKWVKELAELGVDTMLLPEEHGGMDASWVTLAAIWEELGRCGAPTYVLYQLPGFSTILKYGSQEQIDKIFAFRGTGKQMWNSAITEPGAGSDVGSLKTTYTKKDGKVYLNGQKCFITSSAHTPYIVVMARDSQSEKPIFTEWFVDMSKPGIKLTPLDKLGLRMDSCCEIVFDNVELEEKDVFGEYGNGFNRVKEEFDAERFLVACTNYGIAYCAFEDAAKYANQRVQFGETIGRTQLIQEKFAHMAMRLNAMKYMVYSTAWKMDQGLNVTGESAMCKFYCANNAFAVVDDAIQVLGGIGVTGHRVSRFWRDLRVDRLSGGSDEMQILTLGRAILKQYR
- the caiT gene encoding L-carnitine/gamma-butyrobetaine antiporter yields the protein MAQKKVGIEPKVFFPSLIIVGILSWLVVQDLDAANKAINATFAYVTGSWGWAFEWYMVIMVIGWFWLVFGPMKNKKLGDEDDKPEFSTISWIFMMFASCTSAAVLYWGTAEIYYYVTTPPFGLEPMSRQAQDLGLAYSLFHWGPLPWATYSLLSVAFGYFLFVKKMNVVRPSGTIEAAVGEKLARGWLGVVIDNFYIVALILAMGTSLGLATPLVTECFEWLFGIKRTLALDTMIISCWVVFNAICVAFGLNKGIKIASDIRSYLMIIMLAWVVIIGASTFTINYFTDSVGQMFNNLGRMLFNTDAIGQGGFPQSWTVFYWAWWVVYGIQMCIFLARISRGRTVRELCVGMVAGLTATTWILWTILGSNTMHLMITKAIDLPSIIATHGLARGIIETWAALPLSTITIWGFFILCFIATVTLINACSYTLAMSTCKEASGYDEPPLWVRIGWSILVGVIGVTLLALGGLKPIQTAIIAGGSLLFFVNIIILVSFFKDAKKNNWY
- the aes gene encoding acetyl esterase — protein: MNAKNKIDVVAKLSAEMKKVVDVQLASAPAEPAETNEQMRQNYENERKFWNEGGPVMHNSKDVWVEFEGSRIRTRIYYPNLQSEYKTIFFIHGGGWVVGSIDTHDRIMRILADLSGCAVIGIDYTLAPDKKYPFQIRECDAAIDHFLANSKEYKISPEFIAYAGDSAGANMCMGTYLYRRDSGKDSSGVKAMALFYGLYGLKDSASRSLYGNEIDWLRPEDMEYYFREYLQSSEDEEKPYVNILNADLTRGVPPCFIGACEFDPLKDDSVALYEILKERSDSKFKEYKGVMHAFLHYSKMMEAAGGALEDGAKFISSKFKIS